Proteins encoded within one genomic window of Ranitomeya variabilis isolate aRanVar5 chromosome 4, aRanVar5.hap1, whole genome shotgun sequence:
- the CHAD gene encoding chondroadherin — protein MEHLSVLLILSVLATVCPILEACPTNCHCHGGDLQHVICYSSGLTKLPKISEQTRLLNLQKNLFPVLAPNSFKEMKGLVSLHMQYCQIREVSNGTFRGLKKLVYLYLSHNEISVIGAGAFDELTELTYLYMDHNKILEIPKGLLSPLFNLFIFQMNNNKVRELKAGTFTGAKDLRWLYLSENDITALQPGSLDEVENLAIFHIEGNQLTTYPLAAVSKLRVVEDFKISRNPIKVIPDYAFQSFGRYMESLSLDNMGLEKFSEKAFVGVTTLKKLNIEGNKLSQLPANAPFSTLQNLTLANNPWHCACQLAAVRRWMDSSRSRPNATCASPAQYRGQQIRDVGVFRGCKQPTKKSRKGDRH, from the exons ATGGAACATCTCAGTGTCTTGCTCATCCTTAGCGTGCTCGCTACTGTGTGCCCTATCCTGGAGGCATGTCCCACAAACTGTCACTGTCATGGAGGAGACCTGCAGCACGTCATCTGCTACAGCTCAGGGTTAACCAAGCTTCCAAAGATATCGGAGCAAACTCGTCTGCTAAACCTACAGAAAAATTTATTTCCAGTTCTAGCTCCTAATTCGTTCAAAGAAATGAAAGGTCTGGTGTCCCTGCACATGCAGTACTGTCAAATTCGAGAGGTTTCAAATGGGACATTTCGAGGTCTGAAGAAACTGGTCTATTTGTATTTATCACACAATGAGATCAGTGTGATCGGTGCCGGGGCCTTTGATGAACTGACTGAACTTACTTACTTATACATGGATCACAACAAAATCCTGGAGATTCCCAAGGGGCTGCTGTCACCACTTTTCAACCTATTCATCTTCCAAATGAACAACAACAAGGTGCGTGAACTGAAAGCAGGGACCTTCACCGGTGCCAAGGATCTGCGGTGGCTGTACCTGTctgagaatgacatcactgcactgCAGCCGGGATCTCTGGATGAAGTGGAAAACCTGGCCATCTTCCACATAGAGGGAAACCAGCTGACTACTTACCCACTAGCTGCCGTTAGCAAGCTAAGGGTAGTAGAGGACTTTAAAATATCCCGAAACCCAATCAAAGTCATCCCAGACTATGCCTTCCAGTCCTTTGGTCGATACATGGAGTCTCTGTCGCTGGACAATATGGGTCTGGAGAAG TTTTCAGAAAAAGCTTTTGTTGGAGTAACAACCTTGAAAAAGCTTAATATTGAAGGAAACAAGCTGAGCCAACTTCCTGCCAACGCCCCATTTTCTACTCTGCAAAATTTGACATTGGCAAATAATCCTTGGCATTGTGCCTGCCAACTGGCAGCTGTGAGAAG ATGGATGGACAGTAGCCGCTCCCGCCCAAATGCCACTTGTGCAAGCCCAGCCCAGTACCGTGGGCAACAGATAAGAGACGTGGGAGTTTTTCGTGGCTGTAAACAACCAACAAAGAAATCTCGAAAGGGAGACCGTCATTAA